The DNA segment GGCGCCTTCATGCTCGGGAACAGGGTGGAAATGTTCGTCTTTCTTCCCGTGTTTGGTTTCAACAGCGCCCTGATTCCCTTCATAGGTTTCAACATCGGCAAGGGCGACTACTCCAGGGTCCATGGAGCCCTGAAAGTGGTCCTTTTATCCTCGATCGCCATGATCAGCGTGATCGGAACCCTGGTATACCTGTGGCCCGACCTCGTCCTGGCCCTCTTCCGGCCTTCGGAACTGGTCATGAGTATGGCCATGGCTTCCATAAGGGCCTCGGCAACGGCCTACCTTTTCGCGGCCGTTGATATTTCCTTCTGGGGCATCTTCCAGGGAAGCGGCCGCCCCGTTTACGGGATGATTGCCCAGATCCTGCGGACCTTGGTGGTCCGCATACCGGCTGCAGCTGTCCTTTCGAGGTTCTTTGGCCTGTCGGGGGTTTGGTGGTGTCAACCCGTTTCGGCTTTTGTTTCCTTCCTGCTGTCGACCTATTTCATATTCAAGGTCATGGACAAGATCAAAAACGAAATAAAATCCGGCTATGGCGGAGGTTGACCAGGGCCCGGAAAGAGAATTCAAAAAGATCGTTCCGAATTGCTTTTCCCCAGGGTAGAGCCTATACTCCAATAAAAAAATATTAATTAAAAATTTATTTTACGTATTGCGGAGGGGTTACGAATTGGAAGCTGAACAGCTGCAGGCTCTTGTCAGGGAGAAAATAGAGGGCATGCCCAAAAAAGCAAGGCGCGTCGTCGAATACCTGATGATGCACATGAGGGAAGCGGCCTTTCGCTCCATAGGCGATGTGGCTGATGACCTCGGGGTATCCAAGGCCCAGATGGTGAGGGTCTCGAGGCTGCTTGGCTTCGACGGCTATTCCGGGCTCAAGAAAGCCCTCCAGGAAGCCGTGCTCGGACAGATAAATCCGGCGGCGATGCTGGCCCGGGTAACGAACCACCGGCAGGACCTCCCCGAGACGATCCATCGGTTGGAGCACGCAAACCTGGACGACACCTGGTCACAGATCAGGCCCGAAAACGTCTCCGCCTTCTGCTCAAAGCTCCAAGAGGCCGATTCGATCTACTGCGCGGGATGGGGAATCTCGACCCTGGTAGCCCAGTCGCTGTTCATCAGGCTCAGGATCATGGGGATGAAGGCCATCCTGATGACGAGGTCTTCCATGACCCTCCATGAACAAGCCAGGGGCATCGGGCGGAAGGACGTGGTCGTCGTTTGCGAACTCCCGAGCTTCGTCATCGAGGTCACCCAAGCCGTGGAGAAGGCCAAAATGAACGGGGCCGGGATCATCACCATCACCGACAACGCCGCGGCTCCAATCTGCCGGTTCTCCGACCTTTCCTTCTTCGTGAGTGCAGCCAGTCCGATGTTCGGAAGCAGCGTCGTCGGACCGCTCTTCCTGGTGCACATCCTGACCTCGGTCCTGGCGGTCAACCTGGGCGACTCCGCGAGGGAGGCACTGGAGGAGCAGTCACGATTCCTTCACGATGAAAGGATCTTCCACCCCGTTTTCGGGCTGAAGTATTCCTGATAGAAGCGGCGTCGGTCAGACTTCCAGACTTTCTCCAGGCTTCAGGACCTTTATCTCCGCGAACTCCGAAGCCTTCGCGGCGAATTCCCCGGGAGAGGCCTTTATCAGTGGAAAGGTATCGTAATGCATCGGAACTGCCACCCGGGGCTTTATCATCTTTACGGCCCTGACGGCGTCGTCGATATCCATGGTGTAATTACCGCCGATGGGGAGCAGGGCCACGTCAACGCCATCCTCGGCCAGAAGTCCCATCTCCACGGTGAGACCCGTGTCGCCGGCGTGGTAGATCTTGCGCCCGTCGATTTCGATCAGGAAACCCCCCGCCACGCCCCCGTAGATCATCTCCTTGTCGCTGGAACCCTGCACGCTCGAACCGTGCCAGGCCGGCGTCATCTTGACCCTTCCGAAGGGGAAAGTGAAAGCTCCGCCTATCTGCAGGGGATGGCACTTGATACCTTCCAGGACATGGCACATCTCCACCGTGGCGACCACCATGGCCCCGGTCCTTTTCGCGATTTCCGGAGTATCTCCGAGATGGTCCCCATGACCATGGGTCACGAAAATATAGTTGACGTCATTGAAATCTTCCTGGGAAAAGGGGGCCATGCTGTTCCCGGTGAGGAAAGGGTCAATCAGGCCGTCAAGGCCGCCGCCTTCGACGTGGAAGGCCGCATGCCCAAGAAAGGTCAACCTGGCCATTATCCCGCCTCCCTTCCATATTTTTTCCTATTATAACTTTAACGCCGGGTGAGTTCCAAACCGGTTCCCTCAGGAAGGGTGAAGGAGCCCCCCCACCTTTACTCTGCTCTCGCTGTGGTGGCCCGATTCATGGATCGCGATGCCCTCGGGGATCAGGATGGCCCTGCCCATTCCTTCCAGTTCCAACTCAACCTCTTCACCCGCGTGCTTTTCGACCCAGGCGTTCATCTCTTTCGATTCGCTCCAGCCATCCACCCGCAGTTCGCCATTCAATCGGGTGCTCCCCAAATCAAGGGAGAAGCGCCAGGGCTTTTCCTCTTCCCCGATCCTCACTCCCCGTCCCTGGAGGTGCATGCCCCGTCCTTCCCGTTTGGCATCAGCGAGATGCGCAATTCGGCCAATTGTCCGGGATCGACGCTGTTGGGAGCGCCCGACATCAGGCACTGCGCCTTCTGGGTCTTCGGAAAGGCTATGACATCCCTTATGGAATGCGCGCCCGCCAGGAACATGACCAGCCTGTCAAAGCCGATGGCGATCCCGCCGTGGGGCGGCGTTCCCGAGGCGAGGGCGTCCATAAGGAATCCGAACCTCTCCCTGGCCCGTTCCGGCGTGAAGCCCATTACCTCGAAAACCCTTCGCTGGACCGAGGGGTCATGGATCCTGATGGAACCTCCCCCGATTTCAGTGCCGTTCAGGACCAGGTCGTAAGCCCTGGACCTGATCCTGCCGGGGTCTGATTCAAGGTTTTCCAGGTCTTCCAGGTTGGGGGAGGTGAAAGGATGGTGGACCGCCGTCCACCTCAGGTCCTCCTCGTCCCACTCCAGGAGGGGAAAACCGGTGACCCAGAGAAATTTCCAGGCCTCTTCCTTCCTGGGGAAGAAACCGGATCCTAATTCGAGCCTGAGATGGCCAAGCATCTCGCAGGTCTTCTTCCAGGGACCCGCCGCGACTAACAGTGCATCCCTTTCCGTGAGGGCCACCCTGTCAACCAGGAGTGCCTGGGCCTCCTCGGAGAGGAACTTGACCAAGGGTCCCTTAAGGTTTCCTTCCCGGAGCACGAAGGAGGACAGGCCCGTGGCCCCCAGCTCCTTGGCCCGGTCCTCGATTTTGGACATCTCCTTTCGAGACAGCGAAGCACCGCCGGGTACGCGAAGCCCCCTTACCACACCGCCCTCTTTTAGAGATTTTTGGAAACCCTCGAAGGCGCAGTTGACGAAACATCCGTCCAGGTCGAGCAACTCCTCCTCGATCCTCAGGTCGGGCCTGTCGCTGCCGAAACGGTCGATTGCCTCATGCC comes from the Thermovirga sp. genome and includes:
- a CDS encoding MATE family efflux transporter, with translation DSALILVLILTTPALPLLFRPSSNVFFSLLGGSGDVLSESYRYALWMVLGTPLMAFSLIAESTFRSQGDTVTPMNSMILGNAINVVLDPLMIFTFGWGIAGASVATFIGRLASCLYLWSRLRKRSAFIPGLTWRSDYPRRWVGIGEIGLPVAVSQGSMAVGGAMLNRILSGYGPAAIGAFMLGNRVEMFVFLPVFGFNSALIPFIGFNIGKGDYSRVHGALKVVLLSSIAMISVIGTLVYLWPDLVLALFRPSELVMSMAMASIRASATAYLFAAVDISFWGIFQGSGRPVYGMIAQILRTLVVRIPAAAVLSRFFGLSGVWWCQPVSAFVSFLLSTYFIFKVMDKIKNEIKSGYGGG
- a CDS encoding MurR/RpiR family transcriptional regulator; translated protein: MEAEQLQALVREKIEGMPKKARRVVEYLMMHMREAAFRSIGDVADDLGVSKAQMVRVSRLLGFDGYSGLKKALQEAVLGQINPAAMLARVTNHRQDLPETIHRLEHANLDDTWSQIRPENVSAFCSKLQEADSIYCAGWGISTLVAQSLFIRLRIMGMKAILMTRSSMTLHEQARGIGRKDVVVVCELPSFVIEVTQAVEKAKMNGAGIITITDNAAAPICRFSDLSFFVSAASPMFGSSVVGPLFLVHILTSVLAVNLGDSAREALEEQSRFLHDERIFHPVFGLKYS
- a CDS encoding metal-dependent hydrolase, coding for MARLTFLGHAAFHVEGGGLDGLIDPFLTGNSMAPFSQEDFNDVNYIFVTHGHGDHLGDTPEIAKRTGAMVVATVEMCHVLEGIKCHPLQIGGAFTFPFGRVKMTPAWHGSSVQGSSDKEMIYGGVAGGFLIEIDGRKIYHAGDTGLTVEMGLLAEDGVDVALLPIGGNYTMDIDDAVRAVKMIKPRVAVPMHYDTFPLIKASPGEFAAKASEFAEIKVLKPGESLEV
- the aspS gene encoding aspartate--tRNA ligase; this translates as AEFTRSYLASEGFIEVETPMLTKSTPEGARDYLVPARVTPGRFFALPQSPQIFKQILMVGGLDRYYQIVKCFRDEDLRADRQPEFTQIDIEMSFINEGDIMALMEGLMKGLFLSVLGETLEVPLPVLSWHEAIDRFGSDRPDLRIEEELLDLDGCFVNCAFEGFQKSLKEGGVVRGLRVPGGASLSRKEMSKIEDRAKELGATGLSSFVLREGNLKGPLVKFLSEEAQALLVDRVALTERDALLVAAGPWKKTCEMLGHLRLELGSGFFPRKEEAWKFLWVTGFPLLEWDEEDLRWTAVHHPFTSPNLEDLENLESDPGRIRSRAYDLVLNGTEIGGGSIRIHDPSVQRRVFEVMGFTPERARERFGFLMDALASGTPPHGGIAIGFDRLVMFLAGAHSIRDVIAFPKTQKAQCLMSGAPNSVDPGQLAELRISLMPNGKDGACTSRDGE